In one Candidatus Thermoplasmatota archaeon genomic region, the following are encoded:
- a CDS encoding DUF373 family protein produces MKTLVLCIDRDNDFGEKVGAGSPIIGRENNLRVATLMGIADPEESDTNALFGAINIYDQLRREGVDAEIVTICGDKRVGLTSDTGITRQLDEVLSRIQADRCVFVTDGAEDEFILPLVTSRVRVEAVRRIIVKQNADIEGTFYVVKKALEDDKVRRTFVIPFALGLVVYGAFALAGQADKGIGAITFTIGTYFILKALHLFATARGFASRVASGLLSGELVVYTGVVALLVVVNGLLSTFAGTDYRGNLPAYVVTVAAQLIWWFVLAFIIHLSGRIIDAMLKDEDVSPYWPLPFSAIATGLIGSAILASMARALQGESLGLATIEFLQLVAGLLLALAGAASNAYLKSWNARAGVPAR; encoded by the coding sequence ATGAAGACGCTTGTTCTGTGCATCGACCGCGACAACGACTTTGGCGAGAAGGTGGGAGCCGGCTCGCCCATCATCGGTCGGGAGAACAACCTTCGCGTGGCCACACTCATGGGCATCGCCGACCCCGAGGAGAGCGACACGAACGCCCTCTTTGGGGCCATCAACATCTACGACCAGCTCCGCCGCGAGGGCGTGGACGCCGAGATCGTGACGATCTGCGGCGACAAGCGCGTGGGGCTCACGAGCGACACGGGCATCACCCGCCAGCTCGACGAGGTCCTCTCCCGCATCCAGGCGGACCGGTGCGTCTTTGTCACCGACGGCGCCGAGGACGAGTTCATCCTGCCGCTTGTCACAAGCCGCGTGCGCGTCGAGGCCGTGCGGCGCATCATCGTGAAGCAGAACGCGGACATCGAGGGCACGTTCTACGTCGTCAAGAAGGCCCTCGAGGACGACAAGGTCCGCCGCACGTTTGTCATCCCGTTTGCGCTTGGCCTTGTCGTGTACGGCGCCTTCGCGCTTGCCGGCCAGGCCGACAAGGGAATCGGCGCCATCACCTTCACGATCGGCACGTACTTCATCCTCAAAGCGCTGCACCTCTTCGCCACCGCGCGCGGTTTCGCCTCGCGCGTCGCCTCGGGCCTCCTTTCGGGCGAGCTTGTCGTGTACACGGGCGTCGTGGCGCTCCTTGTCGTCGTGAACGGGCTTCTCAGCACGTTTGCCGGGACGGACTACCGCGGCAACCTGCCGGCGTACGTCGTCACGGTCGCAGCGCAGCTCATCTGGTGGTTCGTGCTCGCGTTCATCATCCACCTCTCGGGCCGCATCATCGATGCCATGCTGAAGGACGAGGACGTCTCGCCCTACTGGCCGCTTCCCTTCTCGGCCATCGCCACGGGCCTCATCGGCTCGGCGATCCTCGCCTCGATGGCGCGGGCGCTCCAAGGCGAGTCGCTGGGCTTGGCCACGATCGAGTTCCTGCAGCTTGTCGCGGGCCTGCTCCTTGCGCTTGCCGGCGCGGCGAGCAACGCGTACCTCAAGTCGTGGAACGCGCGCGCGGGCGTGCCCGCCCGGTGA
- a CDS encoding CocE/NonD family hydrolase, translated as MPPVRLALALFVVVPAASLSGCLGPSAENGTLAPADLPLVDRLAPVLFGGYLHEYFDIPVDGPQGRISIHLDLWRPDPATFVGDDASLAEAPAPVVVDMGPYFGSIKRGEDRRTSHYVHKWMFEHMIPRGYAFAAVENAGSAGSTGCWDFMGPNEVAGAAAAVDWLGSQPWSNGKVGMIGKSYDGMTQIMAASRNPQHLATIVPVAPLTHAYAGVYMNGVPYLGFWGGALAAYTVLTGIADIPTHTPERVPNAVARAPHMAQCTPENVVGGLGNLGDYNEYYQKRDFRESAKTLSIPVFFMQGFLDANVRPDNAFPYVNDLPGPKMVWLGQWRHDYANATWAGREDMYLALHRWFDRWLLGIDNGIENELGIVVQDSQGNWRREETWPPADAQPLLFRLAEGRLVADPAAQGTFSRFVDDGNPEWHLGRARPVQAPLPNYVVYYGEPLTHAAHVAGPAVLEIHVKSNGPRGQIVALLLDCPATGSHECDLVAYGAMNLLHRNGLARGEPLTPGEAVRAVFELQPRDYVFAAGRVPALVLAGTDGRFFMPEPTRNVLTIFEDDERPSSLQLPLVARGPETVLFTACGVYQKSLPCYDPERKDAYHATKA; from the coding sequence GTGCCGCCCGTGCGCCTCGCGCTTGCCTTGTTCGTCGTCGTGCCCGCCGCCTCGCTTTCCGGCTGCCTTGGCCCGTCCGCCGAAAACGGGACGCTTGCGCCTGCCGACCTGCCGCTCGTCGATCGCCTGGCGCCCGTGCTCTTTGGCGGCTACCTGCACGAGTACTTCGACATTCCCGTCGACGGCCCGCAAGGACGCATCTCGATCCACCTCGACCTGTGGCGCCCCGACCCGGCCACGTTTGTCGGCGACGACGCGTCGCTTGCGGAGGCGCCCGCGCCCGTCGTGGTCGACATGGGCCCGTACTTCGGGTCGATCAAGCGCGGCGAAGACCGCCGCACGTCCCACTACGTGCACAAGTGGATGTTCGAGCACATGATCCCGCGCGGCTACGCGTTTGCCGCCGTCGAGAACGCGGGAAGCGCGGGCTCGACGGGCTGCTGGGACTTCATGGGGCCCAACGAGGTGGCCGGCGCGGCCGCCGCCGTCGATTGGCTGGGATCGCAGCCCTGGAGCAACGGCAAGGTGGGCATGATCGGCAAGAGCTACGACGGCATGACGCAGATCATGGCGGCAAGCCGCAATCCGCAGCACTTGGCGACGATCGTTCCGGTGGCGCCGCTCACGCACGCCTACGCCGGCGTCTACATGAACGGCGTGCCCTACCTCGGATTCTGGGGCGGCGCGCTTGCCGCCTACACGGTCCTGACGGGCATCGCAGACATTCCCACGCACACGCCCGAGCGCGTCCCGAACGCCGTCGCGCGGGCGCCGCACATGGCCCAATGCACGCCCGAGAACGTCGTGGGCGGCCTTGGGAACCTCGGCGACTACAACGAGTACTACCAGAAGCGCGACTTCCGCGAAAGCGCAAAGACGCTCTCCATCCCCGTCTTCTTCATGCAGGGGTTCCTCGACGCAAACGTGCGCCCGGACAACGCCTTCCCGTACGTGAACGACCTCCCCGGCCCGAAGATGGTGTGGCTTGGGCAGTGGCGCCACGACTACGCGAACGCCACGTGGGCCGGCCGCGAGGACATGTACCTTGCGCTCCACCGCTGGTTCGACCGGTGGCTCCTTGGCATCGACAACGGAATCGAGAACGAGCTTGGCATCGTAGTCCAAGACTCGCAAGGCAACTGGCGCCGCGAGGAAACGTGGCCCCCCGCCGACGCGCAGCCGCTCCTGTTCCGCTTGGCCGAGGGCCGGCTCGTCGCCGACCCCGCCGCGCAGGGAACCTTCTCGCGCTTCGTCGACGACGGCAACCCCGAATGGCACCTTGGCCGCGCCCGGCCCGTGCAAGCGCCCCTGCCAAACTACGTCGTCTACTACGGCGAGCCCCTGACGCACGCCGCGCACGTCGCCGGACCGGCCGTGCTCGAGATCCACGTCAAGTCCAACGGTCCCCGCGGCCAGATCGTCGCCTTGCTCCTCGACTGCCCCGCGACCGGAAGCCACGAGTGCGACCTCGTCGCGTACGGCGCCATGAACCTCCTCCACCGCAACGGGCTTGCCCGCGGCGAGCCCCTCACGCCGGGGGAAGCCGTGCGCGCGGTCTTCGAGCTGCAGCCGCGCGACTACGTCTTTGCCGCCGGGCGCGTGCCCGCGCTCGTGCTCGCCGGCACGGACGGGCGGTTCTTCATGCCCGAGCCCACGCGCAACGTCCTCACGATCTTCGAGGACGACGAGCGCCCCTCGAGCCTCCAGCTTCCGCTTGTCGCGCGCGGACCCGAGACGGTGCTGTTCACCGCCTGCGGCGTCTACCAGAAGAGCTTGCCTTGCTACGATCCCGAGCGCAAGGACGCCTACCACGCGACGAAGGCCTAG
- a CDS encoding MBL fold metallo-hydrolase: MLLERRIVGRMQNFTYLVGDPQTKEAAIVDPSFDASVPVSLARTLGYEVTHVFNTHEHFDHVQDDAVARKLTGAKVVAHEAADIDEKDVSVRDGEIVRVGSLDVKALHCPGHTPGSTSWLVHDPAGVGHVFTGDVLFVGNCGRCDLPGSDPAAMWNTLHNVLGKLPDETVVLPGHDYGPTPQSTIGHEKRTNYTMARMTQSEFVRFVLSPG, encoded by the coding sequence ATGCTCCTTGAGCGCCGCATCGTGGGCCGCATGCAGAACTTCACCTACCTCGTGGGCGACCCGCAGACGAAGGAGGCGGCCATCGTCGACCCGAGCTTCGACGCAAGCGTGCCGGTGAGCCTCGCGCGCACGCTTGGCTACGAGGTGACGCACGTCTTCAACACGCACGAGCACTTCGACCACGTGCAGGACGACGCCGTCGCGCGCAAGCTCACGGGGGCAAAGGTCGTGGCCCACGAGGCGGCCGACATCGACGAGAAGGACGTTTCCGTGCGCGACGGCGAGATCGTGCGCGTGGGCAGCCTCGACGTGAAGGCGCTCCACTGCCCCGGCCACACGCCAGGCAGCACGAGTTGGCTCGTCCACGACCCGGCGGGCGTGGGCCACGTGTTCACGGGCGACGTGCTCTTCGTGGGCAACTGCGGCCGGTGCGACCTTCCCGGAAGCGACCCCGCGGCCATGTGGAACACGCTCCACAACGTGCTCGGCAAGCTTCCGGACGAGACGGTCGTGCTGCCCGGGCACGACTACGGCCCCACGCCGCAGAGCACGATCGGCCACGAAAAACGAACCAACTACACGATGGCGCGCATGACGCAATCCGAGTTCGTCCGCTTCGTGCTGTCGCCCGGCTGA
- a CDS encoding glycosyltransferase: MEATVIIPVLNEGPRLARCVEAVARQEGAKFEILVVDGGSTDGCLAALRCSEATVVHAPGLGVSASRNLGARRARGHVLAFTDGDCVPRPGWLRTLLDRASEPGVGGVGGALRHSARGFAGRAEDLETTAFYRGYITSNVAYHADVFREVGGFDPSLRCAEDWDLAWRVMAMGHDLVYCPEAVVEHDPPENEGYSSFLRKQFWYARNDVPVLLRRARGANGPGRRSAREFLGGALYHAASLALLGSVVGAPAGAVLWGGWALRRALMVRRRNAYARGRVAHLAAHFALKSLARGAGTWVGLADVARTGLAARRQVPEGPARPLKSEKRTNVRA, translated from the coding sequence ATGGAAGCCACGGTCATCATCCCCGTACTGAACGAGGGACCGCGGCTTGCCCGCTGCGTGGAGGCGGTCGCCCGCCAGGAGGGCGCGAAGTTCGAAATCCTCGTCGTGGACGGCGGCAGCACGGACGGCTGCCTGGCCGCCTTGCGGTGCAGCGAAGCGACGGTCGTCCACGCGCCCGGCCTTGGCGTCTCGGCCTCGCGCAACCTGGGCGCCCGTCGGGCGCGCGGGCACGTGTTGGCGTTCACGGACGGCGACTGCGTGCCGCGGCCGGGGTGGCTTCGGACCTTGCTCGACCGCGCCTCGGAGCCGGGCGTGGGCGGCGTGGGCGGGGCGTTGCGTCACTCGGCTCGCGGCTTTGCCGGGCGCGCCGAGGACCTCGAGACGACGGCGTTCTACCGGGGGTACATCACGAGCAACGTCGCCTACCACGCGGACGTCTTCCGCGAGGTCGGAGGGTTCGATCCCTCGCTGCGCTGCGCGGAGGACTGGGACCTCGCCTGGCGCGTCATGGCCATGGGCCACGACCTCGTCTATTGTCCGGAGGCCGTGGTGGAGCACGACCCGCCGGAGAACGAGGGGTACTCCTCCTTCCTTCGGAAGCAGTTCTGGTACGCGCGCAACGACGTCCCCGTCCTGCTTCGCCGGGCGCGCGGCGCCAACGGCCCGGGCCGCCGGAGCGCGCGGGAGTTCCTGGGCGGCGCCCTGTACCACGCCGCAAGCCTCGCCCTTCTGGGCTCGGTCGTGGGCGCGCCCGCCGGCGCCGTCCTGTGGGGCGGCTGGGCCCTCCGGCGCGCGCTCATGGTCCGTCGCCGCAACGCGTACGCGAGAGGGCGCGTCGCGCACCTGGCCGCCCACTTCGCCCTGAAGAGCCTCGCGCGCGGGGCCGGCACGTGGGTGGGCCTCGCCGACGTGGCCCGAACGGGTCTGGCCGCGCGGCGGCAGGTCCCGGAGGGACCTGCGCGACCCCTCAAATCCGAGAAGCGCACGAACGTGCGCGCATGA
- a CDS encoding DUF488 domain-containing protein, with protein sequence MGHSNQDLARFLETLGAHGVRLLVDVRTVPASRRVPWASGDALSVTLAEHGIAYEHAPALGGLRKPKPGSRNTALRSGMFRAYADHMATPEFQAALSHLLSKAAQSPTVVMCAEAVPWRCHRNLLADAAVARGADVVHLLGPDSIKPHELSKLARVVAGVPTYPGEEPLF encoded by the coding sequence ATCGGTCACTCGAACCAGGATCTCGCCCGTTTCCTCGAAACCCTCGGGGCGCACGGGGTCCGCCTCCTCGTGGACGTCCGCACGGTTCCCGCCTCACGCCGGGTCCCGTGGGCAAGCGGCGACGCCCTGTCGGTGACCTTGGCCGAGCACGGCATCGCGTACGAGCACGCGCCCGCCTTGGGCGGCCTACGGAAGCCCAAGCCCGGCTCGCGCAACACGGCGCTTCGAAGCGGCATGTTCCGCGCCTACGCGGACCACATGGCAACACCGGAGTTCCAAGCCGCGCTTTCCCATCTTCTTTCCAAAGCCGCGCAGTCGCCCACCGTGGTCATGTGCGCCGAGGCCGTCCCGTGGCGCTGCCACCGCAATCTCCTGGCCGACGCCGCCGTGGCGCGCGGGGCAGACGTCGTCCATCTGCTTGGACCCGATTCGATCAAGCCGCACGAGCTTTCGAAGCTCGCCCGCGTGGTGGCTGGCGTGCCTACGTATCCTGGCGAGGAGCCCCTCTTCTAG
- a CDS encoding DUF5611 family protein encodes MREYEIKRGHYKTIEGDELRKVMEEAFGTVTQDGDGYLTATFGAIKRIRVKVLAKDKIAIDSETDREASTDVARQTMTVWNQFLERVTGFNAKQRSQRLQKAAKAAEVPEA; translated from the coding sequence ATGCGTGAATACGAGATCAAGCGCGGCCACTACAAGACGATCGAGGGCGACGAACTGCGCAAGGTCATGGAGGAGGCCTTCGGCACCGTGACGCAGGACGGCGATGGGTACCTCACGGCAACCTTCGGCGCCATCAAGCGGATTCGCGTGAAGGTCCTCGCGAAGGACAAGATCGCCATCGATTCCGAGACGGACCGCGAGGCGAGCACCGACGTGGCGCGTCAGACGATGACCGTGTGGAACCAGTTCCTCGAGCGCGTGACGGGCTTCAATGCCAAGCAGAGAAGCCAGCGCTTGCAGAAGGCCGCGAAGGCGGCCGAAGTTCCCGAGGCGTGA
- a CDS encoding TlpA disulfide reductase family protein, with protein sequence MIRFLATLALLLAALAVSGCTSPPNPSSPFVGKTAPEVSVVDVQGNALRLSELRGRVVVLDLMGVNCPPCREQMPYFVRFADRHGGGNAQSGEGVVMMSVDLAATFPGLGARNDDEVRAFAQEYRAGWHFAQDLDSAVGTAYRPVGLPTVVIVDANGVIQFRKDGGVVSDETLERELQRIGGQTA encoded by the coding sequence GTGATCCGGTTCCTGGCGACGCTCGCCTTGCTCCTTGCGGCCCTTGCCGTCTCGGGCTGCACGAGCCCGCCGAATCCTTCCTCGCCCTTCGTCGGCAAGACGGCGCCCGAGGTCTCCGTCGTGGACGTGCAGGGAAACGCGCTGAGGCTCTCGGAGCTTCGCGGCCGCGTCGTCGTCCTCGACCTCATGGGCGTGAACTGCCCGCCGTGCCGCGAGCAGATGCCCTACTTCGTCCGCTTCGCCGACCGCCACGGCGGCGGCAACGCCCAATCCGGAGAGGGCGTCGTGATGATGAGCGTCGACCTCGCCGCAACTTTCCCGGGCCTTGGCGCGAGAAACGACGACGAGGTCCGCGCGTTCGCGCAGGAATACCGCGCGGGCTGGCATTTCGCACAGGACCTCGACTCGGCTGTCGGGACCGCGTACCGGCCCGTGGGCCTGCCCACGGTCGTGATCGTCGACGCAAACGGAGTCATCCAGTTCCGCAAGGACGGCGGCGTCGTGTCCGACGAGACGCTCGAACGCGAGCTCCAACGCATCGGGGGGCAGACGGCCTGA